Genomic DNA from Shouchella patagoniensis:
ATGGCGTGCAAAGAAAGCTTCTAAGCGCGGTTGACGATCTTCTTTCTCAACATGCTTATGCACTTGTAGCTCCGCATATAAGCCACTCATTTTTAACATGTAAGGCTGAAGCGCAGCAAATGAAGGAAACGTACTAAGAATTTCTTGACATGTTTCTACTAGCGCTCTTAAATAACCCCCATCATCTTTTTCATCACGAAAGGCGTAATAATCAGGATGAGCTTTTCCCGGCTGAAGTGCTGTTAAAAGTGCATTATGTAGCGATTCAAAATCATTTGGATCAAGTGAATCACTCTGGTCACATAAGTTATCCAGATAGTCGCAAATAAGCTGGTAAGCAATTATAAATTGGATTAACTCATCTTGGCGGTCACGGGCTACTAACCCATATACCCCCCCACCTTCACAATGAAATTTTTTTCGTGCAAGTGCATCAAGCGCCTGGCTTCTCAGCTCTTCATTTGGTATTGTCTTTGCCCGATCAATCCAAGCATTATAGTGGCTATTCACAGTTGGAATTACTTCTCGGTAAATTTGATATAAAAGCGGCATCGGCTTTGTTGGTACGGCCACTACATTCACACTCCTTCGGCTTTAAGGAAACAACATATTCACAAATCCAATTGTATAATGAAACACTTTTTCTTTTTCTGGCTCATTATATAACTCATGATAGAGGCCGTCCCATTCCTTATACATCTTATGATTGATATCTAAATGGTTAAACCATGCTAATCCAGCTCGCTTGTCAACGACATAGTCCTCACCCGCCGCAAGAAGTAACACTGGAATATTTGGCATTTTTTCTGGATACCGCCTTGTTAATCGCATTGCTTTATCTAGTTCATGATACCAGCGTGCAGATACTTTCGTCACGCGTAATGGATCTCTTACATACTCTTCACGGACTTGTTCACTTCTTGTTGTTAATTCTGGAGCAAGACCTGATTTCATACTAAATCCTGGAGCGACATGGTTTAGCATTTTAGCAGCAGCTTTTTTGGGAGCCGGTACCGGCATACTTAATTCTAAGCATGGCGATGAGAGGACTAGTGCTTGGATAAATGAATTATCACGTTCCATTATTGTCCGAATGGCAATCAAACCACCCATACTATGTCCTACTAGGATAATTGGTAATTGCTTTGTTCGTGCTTGCTTCAACCATCGATCAACCGTTTTTATGTATTGATGGAATGAATCAATATGTCCTCGCTTTCCACGCGATTCTCCTTGACCTGGTAAGTCCCCCAATAAGCAATCAAATCCGTGGTGATTCCACTTCTCAATAAGCCACTTGTATCGACCACTGTGCTCACCTGCACCATGAACAATGACGACGACGCCTCGGGCATCTGGAACATCAAAATAGCGCACGACATCTCCTCCTCCAGTAGACACTGTTCCTTGAATTTAATATACGTTAAACTAAGTATAGCCGTTTTTTTACTAAACGAAAAGGATGTGCCGTAATGATCATACCGTACCGTGACAATTTCCCGAAAATCGATTCAACCGTCTATCTTGCCGAAGGAGCGATCGTAACAGGTGATGTTATAATCGGCAAAGAATCCAGCATTTGGTTTCATACTGTGATACGTGGAGACGTGTCTCCAACTTTGATTGGTGAGCGTGTAAATATTCAAGACCAATCGATGCTGCACCAAAGCCCTCATAAACCACTCATTATTGAAGATGATGTGACAATTGGACATCAAGTATTATTACATAGTGCAGTAATTAGAAAAAATGCACTTATTGGCATGGGAAGCACGATTCTAGATGGTGCCGAAATTGGGGAAGGTGCGTTTATAGGAGCAGGTAGCCTTATACCCCCTGGAAAAATCATCCCTGCTGGCGTACTCGCTTTTGGAAGACCAGCAAACATTGTACGTGAATTAAATGAAAATGATTTAGCTGATATGGCAAGAATTCGACGTGAGTATGTTGAAAAAGGCCAATATTATAAGTCAATTCAGCGATAAACTTAATTTGTATGATCAATTTCTTCAATATTTAATGACAGATTAAAAAAGCCCATTTGCATTTAGCAAATGGGGCTTTTCCTTTATTATACGTTTGCTTCTGCTTTTAGAACATCCGCTTTATCTGTTGCTTCCCATGGCAAAGCCACATCATCACGACCAAAATGACCGTAAGCTGCTGTCTGCTTGTAGATCGGGCGACGCAAGTCAAGCATTTTAATAATCCCTGCTGGTCTAAGATCAAAATGCTTACGTACCAGTCCTTCTAGAACTTCTTCTGATGCTTTTCCTGTGCCAAATGTATTAATTGAAATAGATACTGGTTGTGCTACACCAATTGCGTATGCAAGTTGAACTTCACAACTATCAGCTAACCCTGCTGCTACAATGTTCTTCGCAACATAACGCGCGGCATAAGCACCTGAACGGTCAACTTTTGTTGCATCCTTACCAGAAAACGCTCCACCACCGTGGCGCGCGTAACCGCCATACGTATCTACAATAATTTTCCGCCCTGTAAGACCCGCATCCCCTTGAGGTCCACCAATTACAAAACGGCCTGTCGGATTAATGAAGTATTTTGTTTGTTTATCAATTAGCTCAGTTGGTACAACTGCTTCAATAACATGCTTTTTTAAGTCTGCTTGAATTTGCTCAAGCGTCGTGTCTGGAGCGTGTTGTGTTGAAATAACAATTGTATCAACTCGCGCAGGTTTCCCATTTTCGTCGTATTCAACCGTTACTTGTGTTTTTCCATCTGGACGCAAGTACTCAAGTGTTCCGTCTTTGCGGACCGCAGTTAAACGACGAGCAATCTTATGACTAAGTGAGATTGGTAAAGGCATTAATTCCGAGGTCTCGTTTGTCGCAAAACCAAACATCAGGCCTTGATCTCCTGCACCAATCGCTTCAATTTCCGCATCTGTCATTTGACCTTCACGCGCCTCAAGTGCTTGGTCAACTCCCTGAGCAATATCAGCTGACTGCTCATCAATTGATGTTAAAACAGAACACGTTTCAGCATCAAAACCGTATTTTGCGCGTGTATATCCAATTCCTTTAATCGTCTCACGCACAACGCTTGGGATATCAACATACGTACTCGTTGTAATTTCACCAGCAACAAGTACAAGACCTGTTGTAACAGACGTTTCACAAGCAACGCGTGCGTTTGGATCATTTTCTAAAATCGCATCTAATATGGCATCAGAAATTTGGTCACAAATTTTATCTGGATGACCTTCCGTAACAGACTCTGATGTAAATAAATGTTTGCTTCTTTTTTCAGACATCGTGCAGCTCCTCCTTTTATGTTGGCTGGCATCAGCCCTGTAACGAACAACGAACGTATCAGAGGTGATTGGGCGTAAGTAGGCTAACAGCATCCTATGCAAAAAGCCATTTACTTGTAACTTATCCGGCTAACTTTCGAATATTCTATCCAGCCTGGCGCGATGTTTTATGCATAATAAAAGCCCTTCTTCCATGAGGAAAAGGGCTGTTGCATGTACCTTTCGCCTCTTATCTCCCAGAATACATATAGCATTCTGCAGGTTAGCACCTTTACACTATTAAGTGTTGGTTGCTGGGTTTCTTTGGGCCTGTCCCTCCACCGTCTCTGGATAAAAGCGTCATGTTAACTGCGTATCAATCAGTATAACCCAATAGTCAAATTGCTAGTTAAAAAGCTAGCATAGCTATTGGCGCCTCGTTCGTTTCGCGACTTAGTGTAACATAATACGTCAAAGATGAAAAGAAAATTCTCTTCCTTCATTATTCCTATCAAATTAATCATTGAAATACTCATTTTTAGCACTTTAATTCCTAGGTAACTTTTTTAACAGATAACGTCTTTTTTCATTCACTTTAGTATGGACTATTAAATATAATGTGTTATACTATTCAAACAAACCGCAATGGATAAGGAGCTTATTAATGAAAATTTTACAAGGATCCGCCCAATTAGAACAACTGCTCTCAAGCCCCAAAACAGTACATCAACTATCTGTACCTGGATTAGTTGAACAGGCTCTTTTGCATAATGAGGGAGAATTAACAGAAACAGGGGCTCTTTCAGTTCAAACAGGACTTTACACTGGCCGATCACCAA
This window encodes:
- a CDS encoding gamma carbonic anhydrase; translated protein: MIIPYRDNFPKIDSTVYLAEGAIVTGDVIIGKESSIWFHTVIRGDVSPTLIGERVNIQDQSMLHQSPHKPLIIEDDVTIGHQVLLHSAVIRKNALIGMGSTILDGAEIGEGAFIGAGSLIPPGKIIPAGVLAFGRPANIVRELNENDLADMARIRREYVEKGQYYKSIQR
- a CDS encoding tetraprenyl-beta-curcumene synthase family protein, with protein sequence MAVPTKPMPLLYQIYREVIPTVNSHYNAWIDRAKTIPNEELRSQALDALARKKFHCEGGGVYGLVARDRQDELIQFIIAYQLICDYLDNLCDQSDSLDPNDFESLHNALLTALQPGKAHPDYYAFRDEKDDGGYLRALVETCQEILSTFPSFAALQPYMLKMSGLYAELQVHKHVEKEDRQPRLEAFFARHKDEMPEGMTWFEFASCTASTLAVYTMATYSTKANITDQLAKTICNGYFPYVQGMHIMLDYFIDQKEDIEDDEMNFLFYYDSNEQMEERFRYYVEKAEESLTILPDASFHHMLIRGVIAIYLADEKVQKDPEVKAQSKEIFKTGGVHTFFFFVMNSRVFRRK
- a CDS encoding alpha/beta hydrolase is translated as MRYFDVPDARGVVVIVHGAGEHSGRYKWLIEKWNHHGFDCLLGDLPGQGESRGKRGHIDSFHQYIKTVDRWLKQARTKQLPIILVGHSMGGLIAIRTIMERDNSFIQALVLSSPCLELSMPVPAPKKAAAKMLNHVAPGFSMKSGLAPELTTRSEQVREEYVRDPLRVTKVSARWYHELDKAMRLTRRYPEKMPNIPVLLLAAGEDYVVDKRAGLAWFNHLDINHKMYKEWDGLYHELYNEPEKEKVFHYTIGFVNMLFP
- the metK gene encoding methionine adenosyltransferase, translating into MSEKRSKHLFTSESVTEGHPDKICDQISDAILDAILENDPNARVACETSVTTGLVLVAGEITTSTYVDIPSVVRETIKGIGYTRAKYGFDAETCSVLTSIDEQSADIAQGVDQALEAREGQMTDAEIEAIGAGDQGLMFGFATNETSELMPLPISLSHKIARRLTAVRKDGTLEYLRPDGKTQVTVEYDENGKPARVDTIVISTQHAPDTTLEQIQADLKKHVIEAVVPTELIDKQTKYFINPTGRFVIGGPQGDAGLTGRKIIVDTYGGYARHGGGAFSGKDATKVDRSGAYAARYVAKNIVAAGLADSCEVQLAYAIGVAQPVSISINTFGTGKASEEVLEGLVRKHFDLRPAGIIKMLDLRRPIYKQTAAYGHFGRDDVALPWEATDKADVLKAEANV